The DNA region TGGCCCCTTTTCCAGGCAGGTCAGAGAAGTTATGTAGGAGATTAACCCTCAAAATCAGGATCTCCCGACCAGGTGTGGTGAGCAGACTCCAGATGCCAGGGAGCCAGCTCACTGCCCATGCCCTTGACCACCATGCCTGCCGCCTCATTTGGGTCTGGACTCCACGCTGCAGAACAGTGCCCTCTGCTCCGTGTGCATGTCTCAGCCCCCCGCCAGGTGTGAAGGGCACAGGGCCCACCTGCTGAGCCCCCAGTGGACTGGCTCCCAGCTGTGCTCCATGGTCCCCACGGGCCCCACCCAGAGCAGGGCTCAGGCCGGTCAGCTGGTATGTGAGTGAAGGAGTGGCTGAGAGAGGCAGGAGGGGCTGTGGGCATTGTCTGCCCCGAGGTAGTGGCCAGGCCTAGACTGAGAGTCCCTCTGGCCCAGAACCCTCTCTCTACCTGCCGTGGCCGCAGATGTGGCCTGTGCCTGCAGTTCTCATTTTTGTGACTAAGGTTTTGCCCTTTTCAGCCCCCAGATCCTTGAAGCCCAAAGGACTGCCTCCACCCAACCCAGAGACCCTGTCtgtgccccagcccccagcctggaGCCACCCCAGGAGTCAGGGGCCAGCGGTCAGTGGGCAGAGGTGGCCCTCCACGCAGGCCTCTTGCCTAGCAGAGGAGCCTGGGCAGAGCTGGATCCCCAGGGGCACAGACAGCGCCCCATTATGAGACAGCCTGCAGCTGTGCACCGCTCAAGATAAAGACCGTGATTTATTCCATACCCCAATGGAGACTAATTATATGGGGCAGGACACAAGGACCCTACAGCAAGTGTCCTGAAAGAGTCCCCTCTCATTCCACCAAACAAGACTCCTCAGCCTCCCAACCCCCCATTCACAAGACCCCTCTCCTGTCCCCTTGCGGGCTTGGGAGGCCAGGCCCGTTGCCATGGCAGCCAGCCCCTCCCTACCCCCTCCCACTGGTAGGAAATTACCCCATTCTGAAATGTTCCTTGTGTCTATCAGTCCCAGCCAGCCCTCCACCCAGCCCTCGCCCACTCCACGTCTTCCAACACAGTGCCTGagctggtgggggcaggaggggggcACATGGGGTGGGAAACATTGGAATATTCAGAGCCCAGTGGCTGCAGAGGCCGCCGTGGGAGTGGCCCGCCACACAAGGGCCCCCTCGGGAATGAAGTGGCCTTTCAGGGCCGGAGGGGCTGCAGCCACCCCTCCTGTCCTTAAATAGCCAGCCTTCAACGGCAGCTGCACGGAGCCCACAGCCGCAGCTCCCCCTGCTGCCCTCCGCCCCTGCCCCTGCTACCTGGACAGCTGCTGAGGTAAGGGCCAGGAAGGCGGGCCAGACAGGGAGCTCAGGGGCCCTGCAGAGGCCAACTCGGAGCCGGGCAGGGACAGGAGGCCCTGTCCCTGAGCCGCCACTCTGTGATGATGGCTCTACCTGCTTATGAAGGCTGCCCTGACCTGACGGTCAGCAGGAAGCAGCCCCTGAGCTCACTACTGGGCCCCGTGGCACAGGGccactggagggagggagaggggctgggagaaCGTGAGGGTGCCCCACTGCTGCCGGCCACCACAGCACTGCCGCCCTGCTGCCCGCCAAGGCCGCACCTGCACTCCAGTCCCCCCTGTGAGCCCGACACCACCTCAACACGGCCCTTCACCTACTTGGCCCTCGCCTCTCCCACCTCCAGGGCCTCCCCCAAACCACCCCTCAGGTCATGTGTGCCTGAAGGGGAGGAATCTACTCTCTGTACTAGAATTCCAGGCATCCCGAACCCCTCTGGGGCCAGGGGAGGTAGTCCGGGCTGGGGACCTCCTCCtcttcagtaattaaaatgggacaTCAGGAGGCAAGGGCCTCCCTTTACTTGGGACACTGACTGGCCAGATGCGCATTCACTGCCGCCGGCTCCCTCCCCCCAAGCCAGCCATGCTctggtggcgggggtgggggaccCCAGGGGTGGTAGATGAGGCATGATGGGGGCAGTCAAGAGGCTGCCCAGCCTGACAGCCCAGCATGCCAGAGCCCGGAGCAGCGCCCTGCCCCTGCACTAACGGAGGGCGTGGCAGGGGTCCCACACGCCTCCACTTCTCCATCCGCACCTAGcacccagcccctcctcctcgAGGGGAGCTGAGCCCACCCACCCTTCATGTCAGCCCTGCCAGGGCGCTCATCAAGGgcaggaaaaggagaggaaactGAGCCCAGGCGTAGTTTGCAAAGAACTTGCTCCAGTTCCCCAACTGCCAGTGCAGAGCCACCATGCCACCCAGCCACGGGCACACCTGTGCTCCTCCCAGCGAGCTCCTCTCCCGCCCCTCTGCAGCCCAGCCACGCAGGCCGAGCCGAGCTGGGATGGTGCAGCACCAACCCTCGGGGGCGGGTGGGCAGGTACTGAAGTCCTCGGAGGGCTCACTCTTGGCTTCTGCAGAGGGTGACACTTCACCGGGGCCGGGCTCCCTGGAACCTGCCTGCTTGTCCCACCCAGGcttgctccaggctctgcctccagCTGAAGCATGAATGGCCTTGAGGCGACCTCCCCAGGTCTGACCGCCAACTCCTCCCTGGCCACCGCAGAGCAATGTGGCCAGGAGACACCACTGGAGAACATCCTCTTCGCCTCCTTCTACCTCCTGGATTTCATCCTGGCTTTTGCTGGCAATGCCCTGGCCCTGTGGCTTTTCATCAGGGACCACAAGTCAGGCACCCCAGCCAACGTGTTCCTGATGCACCTGGCCGTGGCCGACTTGTCCTGTGTGCTGGTCCTGCCCACCCGCCTCGTCTACCACTTCTCTGGGAACCACTGGCCGTTTGGGGAAATCCCGTGCCGACTCACCGGCTTCCTCTTCTACCTCAACATGTACGCCAGCATCTACTTCCTCACCTGCATCAGTGCTGACCGCTTCCTGGCCATCGTGCACCCCGTCCATTCCCTCAAGCTCCGCAGGCCCCTCTACGCCCACCTGGCCTGCGCCTTCCTCTGGGTGGTGGTCGCCGTGGCCATGGCCCCGCTGCTGGTGAGCCCGCAGACCGTGCAGACTGACCACACGGTCGTCTGCCTGCAGCTGTACCGTGAGAAGGCCTCCCACCACGCGCTCGTGTCCTTGGCCCTGGCCTTCACCTTCCCCTTCGTCACCACGGTCACCTGCTACCTGCTCATCATCCGCAGCCTGCGGCAGGGCCCGCGCGTGGAGAAGCGCCTCAAGAACAAGGCGGTCCGCATGATCGCCATGGTGCTGGCCATCTTCCTGGTCTGCTTCGTGCCCTACCACGTCCACCGCTCCGTGTACGTGCTGCGCCACGGCGGCCGCGGCACCTCGTGCGCCGCCCAGCGCGCGCTGGCCCGGGGCAACCGCATCACCTCCTGCCTCACCAGCCTCAACGGCGCGCTCGACCCCGTCATGTATTTCTTCGTGGCCGAGAAGTTCCGCGACGCCCTGTGCTCCCTGCTGTGCGGCCGGAGGCTCCCGGGCCCGCTGTCCGGCCTGGACGGCAGGACCAACGAGAGCTCGCTGAGCGCGCGCTCCGAGCTGTGAGGCGCCCGCCGCCCCGAGAACCGAGGGGGCTCCGCAGGCCGCGCCCCCCGACGGCGGCACTCACCCCCAGAGCCCGGGCCCGCCGCGCCTGGGGCACCGACCCCTAACCGGGGGCCCGGAGTCAGCCCCGCTCGCCCCCCGCCGCCGGATGCCCAGCGCCGCCCGCCCCAGTGAGGGGCC from Manis pentadactyla isolate mManPen7 chromosome 8, mManPen7.hap1, whole genome shotgun sequence includes:
- the GPR17 gene encoding uracil nucleotide/cysteinyl leukotriene receptor, giving the protein MNGLEATSPGLTANSSLATAEQCGQETPLENILFASFYLLDFILAFAGNALALWLFIRDHKSGTPANVFLMHLAVADLSCVLVLPTRLVYHFSGNHWPFGEIPCRLTGFLFYLNMYASIYFLTCISADRFLAIVHPVHSLKLRRPLYAHLACAFLWVVVAVAMAPLLVSPQTVQTDHTVVCLQLYREKASHHALVSLALAFTFPFVTTVTCYLLIIRSLRQGPRVEKRLKNKAVRMIAMVLAIFLVCFVPYHVHRSVYVLRHGGRGTSCAAQRALARGNRITSCLTSLNGALDPVMYFFVAEKFRDALCSLLCGRRLPGPLSGLDGRTNESSLSARSEL